A genome region from Cyprinus carpio isolate SPL01 chromosome B23, ASM1834038v1, whole genome shotgun sequence includes the following:
- the LOC109064851 gene encoding E3 ubiquitin-protein ligase TRIM39-like, which produces MLSSSGALNEELQCSICLDVFSDPVTTPCGHNFCRTCLIKCWTNTHICFCPFCNEIFSRRPDLKINTKLKEVVQHFNEKLNLGRSEVFCDFCDERKQKAVKSCLTCQSSYCETHLEPHHRVPRLKKHKLINAVENLEDYICRKHERPLDLFCRDDQTCVCLSCTEGNQLLQTQTDVQQMIQNRMKKIQEIQLSVEERKGNTDKEKSASVGLFTDLIRSIERCQSELLKMMEEQQKAAEKQAEDLIKELQQEITDLKKRNTELEQISHTDDHLHLLQMFSSLCSHPHTKNWTEISTDSNMDVLPMKRVLIQLKKTLDRSLNEKLSQSGLKCVQKFAVDVTLDPDTVNPYLILSDDGKQVSHGDIEQDVPENPKRFDVFSCVLAKQGFSSGRFYYEVQVKGKTRWDLGVARESINRKGEITLTPEDGYWTLILRNENQYKACDNPSLSLSLKVKPEQVGVFVDYEEGLVSFYDVESSFHIYSFTGQTFTDKLYPYFSPGHNDKGKNSNPLTILPVNKYILCPEICPELP; this is translated from the exons ATGTTATCTTCCAGTGGTGCACTAaatgaggagctccagtgctccATCTGTCTGGATGTGTTCTCTGATCCAGTCACCACTCCATGTGGACACAACTTCTGCAGAACCTGCCTGATCAAGTGTTGGACAAACACACATATCTGCTTCTGTCCATTCTGCAATGAAATATTCAGCAGAAGACCTGATCTCAAGATTAATACAAAACTCAAAGAGGTTGTGCAGCACTTTAATGAGAAGCTCAATCTAGGAAGATCTGAGGTGTTCTGTGACTTCTGTGATGAAAGAAAGCAGAAAGCCGTGAAGTCCTGCCTGACGTGTCAAAGCTCTTACTGTGAGACTCACCTGGAGCCTCATCACAGAGTCCCACGTCTAAAGAAACACAAACTGATCAACGCTGTGGAAAATCTGGAGGATTATATATGCCGGAAACACGAGAGACCTCTGGATCTGTTCTGCAGAGATGAtcagacgtgtgtgtgtctgtcctgcACTGAAgga AATCAGCTGCTTCAGACACAGACAGACGTGCAGCAGATGATCCAGAACAGAATGAAGAAGATTCAAGAGATCCAGCTCTCAGTAGAGGAGAGAAAG GGAAACACAGATAAAGAGAAATCAGCCAGTGTTGGGCTCTTCACTGATCtgatccgctccattgagagatgtcagtctgagctgctgaagatgatggaggaacagcagaaagcagcagagaAACAGGCTGAAGATCTCATTAAAGAGCTGCAGCAGGAAATCACTGATCTGAAGAAGAGAAACACTGAGCTGGAGCAGATCTCACACACTGATGATCATCTGCACCTCCTACAG ATGTTTTCATCCCTGTGCAGTCATCCACACACCAAGAACTGGACTGAGATCAGTACTGATTCTAATATGGACGTGCTCCCTATGAAAAGAGTTCTGATTCAGCTGAAGAAAACTCTAGATAGGAGTCTAAATGAAAAACTCAGTCAATCTG GGTTGAAGTGTGTACAGAAGTTTGCAG TGGATGTGACTCTGGATCCTGATACAGTGAATCCATATCTCATCCTGTCTGATGATGGAAAACAAGTCAGTCATGGAGATATTGAGCAGGACGTCCCAGAAAACCCAAAGAGATTTGATGTCTTTTCTTGTGTTTTGGCAAAGCAGGGATTTAGTTCAGGCAGATTTTACTATGAGGTGCAGGTGAAGGGAAAGACTAGGTGGGATTTAGGAGTGGCCAGAGAATCTATAAACAGGAAGGGAGAGATCACACTGACTCCTGAAGATGGATACTGGACTCTGATTCTGAGGAATGAGAATCAGTATAAAGCTTGTGATAATCCGTCGCTCTCTTTATCTCTGAAAGTGAAACCAGAGCAGGTGggagtgtttgtggattatgaggaGGGTCTGGTTTCTTTTTATGATGTAGAGTCCAGCTTTCATATCTACTCTTTCACTGGTCAGACATTCACTGACAAACTCTATCCATATTTTAGCCCAGGCCATAATGATAAAGGAAAAAACTCAAACCCACTCACTATCTTACCTGTTAACAAATACATTCTGTGCCCTGAAATATGCCCTGAATTGCCCTGA